The following proteins come from a genomic window of Candidatus Eisenbacteria bacterium:
- a CDS encoding glycosyltransferase family 2 protein: MPTISVLMPVRNAGPYLGDALASLWRQTLRDFEVIAVDDGSTDGSGEALERCARRERRLRVRRQEARGLPAALNAGLEEAQGGLIARHDADDVSHAERFERQHDLLVTNPGVAVVGCRVGLLPRGFRGAGMRRWVGWHNRLGTHQAMAREALVDSPLAHGTAMIRRVVLANACGWRDRGWPEDVDLWLRLLEAGARFAKVPRVLYWWRQHAASATHTDPRYAQAAFDALRMEALERRLLRGCTAPTLIGVGASLERWRGVLTRAGYQPRWRAMGRPAAGAASGLVPPVLLVFGAAPARERWRSMLRSQAWTEGADFAFIA; this comes from the coding sequence ATGCCGACGATCTCGGTGCTGATGCCGGTGCGGAATGCCGGCCCTTATCTCGGCGACGCCCTCGCCTCGCTGTGGCGCCAGACGCTGCGCGACTTCGAGGTGATCGCGGTGGACGACGGCTCGACCGACGGCTCGGGCGAGGCGCTCGAGCGTTGCGCCCGCCGCGAGCGGCGCCTGCGCGTGCGACGGCAGGAAGCGCGGGGCCTGCCGGCGGCGCTCAATGCCGGACTCGAAGAGGCGCAAGGCGGGCTGATCGCGCGCCATGATGCCGACGATGTCTCCCACGCCGAGCGCTTCGAGCGTCAGCACGACCTGCTCGTGACGAATCCCGGCGTCGCGGTGGTCGGCTGTCGCGTGGGACTACTGCCCCGCGGCTTCCGCGGCGCCGGCATGCGCCGCTGGGTGGGATGGCACAACCGCCTCGGCACACACCAGGCCATGGCCCGCGAGGCATTGGTCGACAGCCCGTTGGCGCACGGCACCGCCATGATCCGGCGCGTCGTGCTGGCGAATGCGTGCGGCTGGCGCGATCGCGGCTGGCCCGAGGACGTGGATCTCTGGCTGCGGCTGCTCGAAGCCGGGGCGCGCTTCGCGAAGGTGCCGCGCGTGTTGTACTGGTGGCGCCAGCACGCCGCGAGCGCTACGCACACCGATCCTCGATACGCTCAGGCTGCCTTCGACGCGCTCCGCATGGAAGCGCTGGAGCGGCGCCTGCTTCGTGGTTGCACCGCTCCGACGCTCATCGGTGTGGGCGCGAGCCTGGAACGATGGCGTGGAGTTCTCACCCGCGCTGGATACCAACCGAGGTGGCGCGCCATGGGCCGGCCTGCGGCCGGCGCCGCTTCCGGGCTCGTTCCACCCGTGCTGCTCGTATTCGGCGCGGCGCCGGCCCGCGAGCGCTGGCGCTCGATGCTTCGCTCTCAGGCATGGACGGAGGGCGCGGACTTCGCATTCATTGCCTGA
- a CDS encoding OsmC family protein gives MSYRASVVLETVEAPGERFSVRFESGATVPVDNTSSPEAASPVQMVLVALGGCSAIDVLQILRKKRQVVLGYEVVVEGRRRAEYPRIFTHIEMFHRLRGRNLNPAAIADAIRLSDTKYCSVHAMLEGKAKITSRFEVLPV, from the coding sequence GTGAGCTACCGCGCGAGCGTCGTGCTCGAGACGGTCGAGGCGCCTGGGGAGCGTTTCTCGGTGCGCTTCGAGAGCGGCGCCACGGTCCCGGTCGACAACACCTCCAGTCCCGAGGCGGCGAGCCCGGTGCAGATGGTGCTGGTAGCGCTCGGCGGCTGCTCCGCGATCGACGTGCTGCAGATCCTCCGCAAGAAGCGCCAGGTCGTGCTCGGCTACGAAGTGGTGGTCGAGGGCCGGCGGCGCGCCGAGTACCCGCGCATCTTCACCCACATCGAGATGTTCCATCGCCTCCGAGGCCGCAACCTGAATCCCGCCGCCATCGCCGACGCCATTCGGCTGTCGGACACCAAGTACTGCTCCGTGCACGCCATGCTCGAAGGAAAGGCGAAGATCACCAGCCGATTCGAGGTCCTGCCGGTCTGA
- the zwf gene encoding glucose-6-phosphate dehydrogenase encodes MSTTRIEAVMPEAPAPHPRKAPPCALVVFGASGDLTRRKLVPALYNLALQGTLPERFATVGVARHPMTSEEFRSQLLASADEFSRRRPEAATWERFAEQLEYVRGEFADRGTYRSLAETLQRLDRERGLEGNRLFYLATPPSEFGVILRALREAGLVTPHRGSPWTRVIIEKPFGHDLESARALDRLVAETLHESQTFRIDHYLGKETVQNILVLRFANSIFEPIWNRKYVDYVEIAAAETIGVERRGKFYDQNGVLRDIVQNHLLGLLALTAMEPPTTGSADDIRNEKLKVLNALRDPWADTIPRDVILGQYRGYRQEPDVAPNSRTPTLAALRVFVDNWRWQGVPFYMRAGKRMAKRITEIAIHMQPIPLSLFGREDMCNPVAPNVLTLRIQPDEGIQLEFASKIPGDDLRVGKVKMDMSYVETFGGEPPEAYERLLLDAMRGDLTLFSRRDWVEASWAWIDPIIQHFETSSKEPCVYEPETWGPQECHEWMRRDRRSWREL; translated from the coding sequence GTGAGCACGACGCGCATCGAAGCCGTGATGCCCGAGGCTCCTGCGCCGCACCCGCGCAAGGCGCCTCCGTGCGCGCTGGTCGTGTTCGGGGCCAGCGGCGATCTCACGCGCCGCAAGCTGGTGCCCGCGCTCTACAACCTGGCGCTCCAGGGCACGCTGCCCGAGCGCTTCGCCACCGTGGGCGTGGCGCGGCATCCGATGACGTCGGAAGAGTTCCGGAGCCAGTTGCTCGCCTCGGCCGACGAGTTCTCGCGCCGGCGCCCCGAAGCGGCGACCTGGGAGCGTTTCGCCGAGCAGCTCGAATACGTGCGAGGCGAGTTCGCCGACCGCGGCACGTACCGCAGTCTCGCCGAGACGCTGCAGCGTCTGGATCGCGAGCGCGGCCTCGAAGGCAACCGGCTCTTCTACCTGGCGACGCCGCCGTCGGAGTTCGGGGTCATCCTGCGCGCGCTGCGCGAGGCGGGCCTCGTCACCCCGCACCGCGGCTCCCCGTGGACGCGCGTGATCATCGAGAAGCCGTTCGGCCACGACCTCGAGTCGGCCCGCGCCCTCGATCGCCTGGTGGCCGAGACGCTCCACGAGTCGCAGACCTTCCGCATCGACCACTATCTGGGCAAGGAGACGGTCCAGAACATCCTCGTGCTGCGATTCGCGAACAGCATCTTCGAGCCGATCTGGAACCGGAAGTACGTCGACTACGTCGAGATCGCCGCCGCGGAGACCATTGGCGTCGAGCGGCGCGGGAAGTTCTACGACCAGAACGGGGTGCTGCGCGACATCGTGCAGAACCACTTGCTCGGGCTGCTGGCACTGACCGCCATGGAGCCGCCGACGACTGGATCGGCGGACGACATCCGCAACGAGAAGCTCAAGGTCCTGAACGCGCTTCGCGATCCGTGGGCGGACACCATCCCGCGCGACGTCATCCTCGGCCAGTACCGCGGCTACCGGCAGGAACCCGACGTCGCCCCGAATTCCCGGACACCCACCCTGGCCGCGCTTCGCGTGTTCGTGGACAACTGGCGCTGGCAAGGCGTGCCGTTCTACATGCGCGCGGGCAAGCGAATGGCCAAGCGCATCACCGAGATCGCGATCCACATGCAGCCCATCCCGCTGTCGCTGTTCGGGCGGGAGGACATGTGCAATCCGGTCGCGCCGAACGTGCTGACCCTGCGCATCCAGCCCGACGAGGGCATCCAGCTGGAGTTCGCCTCGAAGATCCCTGGCGACGACCTCCGGGTCGGCAAGGTGAAGATGGACATGAGCTACGTGGAGACCTTCGGCGGCGAGCCGCCCGAGGCCTACGAGCGTTTGCTGCTGGACGCGATGCGCGGCGACCTCACGCTGTTCTCCCGCCGCGACTGGGTGGAAGCCTCATGGGCGTGGATCGATCCGATCATCCAGCACTTCGAAACGTCGTCGAAGGAGCCATGCGTCTACGAGCCGGAAACCTGGGGACCCCAGGAATGCCACGAGTGGATGCGCCGTGATCGCCGTTCCTGGCGCGAGCTCTGA
- a CDS encoding alpha/beta hydrolase translates to MNARVLMLAIALVAGACSGSTAQAQAPQDSTLDNLAHDAGYVTAAPGKLGAVVERGKGPIDMVLVSGFGLGASAFESFMRRNEARYHMLAVTLPGFEGTAAPPMPPAGTSYGEQTWTRAAVEAVAALIRERKLKRPVLVGHYLNGTQVATEVAARHPDLSRALILLAGTALYEPTRPSRFWPRGLTVEKRTAMVDQFLAPRWFKTVTRQTWVRGNFVATDFSVDSTLGRTFADRANAPPLPVLIRYLCEFHASDVRPSLSKSNQPLLLIEPTFTPALRADTTRAYLGSYFSEGWKGVFDERRRTQAMALDQSGILVMEDHAAEVDQAIAEFLKRHAR, encoded by the coding sequence ATGAACGCACGCGTTCTCATGCTCGCGATCGCGCTGGTCGCCGGCGCCTGCAGCGGGTCGACCGCGCAGGCTCAGGCGCCGCAGGACTCCACGCTCGACAATCTCGCTCACGATGCCGGTTACGTGACCGCCGCGCCCGGGAAGCTCGGCGCCGTGGTGGAACGCGGCAAAGGGCCGATCGACATGGTGCTGGTCTCCGGCTTCGGTCTCGGCGCGTCGGCGTTCGAGAGCTTCATGCGCCGCAACGAGGCGCGTTATCACATGCTGGCGGTCACGCTCCCGGGCTTCGAAGGGACCGCGGCGCCGCCCATGCCGCCCGCGGGCACGAGCTATGGCGAGCAGACATGGACACGCGCGGCGGTCGAGGCCGTGGCGGCGCTCATTCGTGAGCGCAAGCTCAAGCGGCCCGTGCTGGTCGGCCACTACCTGAACGGCACCCAGGTGGCCACCGAGGTCGCGGCCCGGCATCCCGATCTTTCGCGGGCTCTGATCCTGCTGGCCGGAACGGCGCTCTACGAGCCGACTCGGCCGAGCCGCTTCTGGCCGCGCGGGCTCACGGTCGAGAAGCGAACTGCAATGGTCGATCAGTTCCTCGCGCCACGCTGGTTCAAGACGGTGACGCGGCAGACCTGGGTCCGTGGAAACTTCGTCGCCACCGACTTCTCGGTCGACTCCACCCTCGGTCGCACGTTCGCCGACCGGGCGAATGCGCCGCCGCTTCCGGTCCTGATCCGTTATCTATGCGAGTTCCACGCCTCCGACGTGCGACCGAGCCTCTCGAAGTCGAATCAGCCCCTGCTGCTGATCGAGCCCACCTTCACGCCCGCGCTGCGCGCGGATACGACGCGCGCCTACCTCGGCAGCTACTTCAGCGAAGGCTGGAAGGGGGTGTTCGACGAGCGCAGGCGCACCCAGGCCATGGCGCTCGATCAGAGCGGGATTCTGGTGATGGAGGATCACGCGGCCGAGGTGGACCAGGCGATCGCGGAGTTCCTCAAGCGTCACGCGCGGTAG
- a CDS encoding class II fumarate hydratase, producing the protein MSREFRTEKDSLGEMQVPASALYGPQTQRAVENFPISGEPMPRPFIQSLGFLKMAAAKVNRDLGLLPAKMADAIQQAASEVAEGKWNAEFPIDVFQTGSGTSTNMNANEVIAHRATELLNGAPKVHPNDHVNLGQSSNDVIPTVLHLSAAVEIDQQLLPALRHLAETLERKAKEFDGVIKSGRTHLMDATPIRLGQEFSGYASQVRHGIARVEAAMPDLCELAIGGTAVGTGLNTHPEFARRVAEECARHTRLPFVEAPNHFEAQGAQDGALWASAALNSVAASLMKIAGDVRLMNSGPGCGLGEITLPAIQPGSSIMPGKVNPVICEAVIMVGAQVTGHHVAITLGAQLGQLDLNTMLPLIALDLLGSIRLLSGAARVFADKALAGTIANEETCRQYVERSPSMATALNPLIGYDQAAEIAKRSFKEKRPVRELAREMTTLSPQEIDAALDPRRQTEPGLEGTNAPEGKGAKR; encoded by the coding sequence ATGAGCCGTGAATTCCGGACCGAAAAGGACAGCCTGGGCGAGATGCAGGTGCCGGCGAGCGCGCTCTACGGCCCGCAGACGCAGCGGGCGGTGGAGAACTTCCCGATCTCGGGCGAGCCGATGCCGAGACCGTTCATCCAATCTCTGGGTTTTTTGAAGATGGCGGCCGCCAAGGTCAACCGCGATCTGGGCCTGCTGCCGGCGAAGATGGCGGACGCGATTCAGCAGGCGGCCAGCGAGGTCGCCGAGGGCAAGTGGAACGCCGAGTTCCCGATCGACGTGTTCCAGACCGGGAGCGGCACGAGCACCAACATGAACGCCAACGAGGTGATCGCCCACCGCGCCACCGAGCTGCTGAACGGCGCGCCCAAGGTGCATCCCAACGATCATGTCAATCTCGGGCAGAGCAGCAACGACGTGATTCCGACCGTGCTGCACCTCTCGGCGGCGGTCGAGATCGATCAGCAGCTGCTGCCCGCGCTCCGCCATCTGGCCGAGACGCTGGAGCGCAAGGCGAAGGAATTCGACGGCGTGATCAAGTCCGGGCGCACGCACCTGATGGACGCCACGCCCATCCGTCTCGGCCAGGAGTTCTCGGGCTACGCCTCGCAGGTGCGGCACGGGATCGCGCGCGTCGAGGCGGCGATGCCGGATCTCTGCGAGCTGGCGATTGGCGGCACCGCGGTCGGCACCGGACTCAACACGCATCCTGAATTCGCGCGGCGCGTGGCCGAGGAGTGCGCGCGCCACACCCGGCTGCCGTTCGTCGAAGCGCCGAACCACTTCGAGGCCCAGGGCGCGCAGGACGGCGCTCTGTGGGCGAGCGCGGCGCTCAACAGCGTGGCGGCGTCACTGATGAAGATCGCGGGCGATGTGCGGCTCATGAACTCCGGTCCCGGCTGTGGGCTGGGTGAGATCACCTTGCCGGCCATCCAGCCCGGGTCGAGCATCATGCCGGGCAAGGTCAATCCCGTGATCTGCGAGGCGGTGATCATGGTGGGAGCGCAGGTGACCGGCCACCATGTCGCGATCACGCTGGGCGCCCAGCTCGGACAGCTCGACCTCAACACGATGCTGCCGCTCATCGCGCTCGATCTCCTGGGGAGCATCCGCCTGCTGAGCGGGGCCGCGCGCGTGTTCGCCGACAAGGCGCTCGCCGGCACGATCGCCAACGAGGAGACCTGCCGGCAATACGTCGAGCGCTCGCCCAGCATGGCCACCGCGCTCAACCCGCTGATCGGCTACGACCAGGCGGCTGAGATCGCCAAGCGCTCGTTCAAGGAGAAGCGTCCCGTGCGTGAGCTGGCGCGGGAGATGACCACGCTGTCCCCGCAGGAGATCGACGCCGCGCTCGACCCCAGGCGACAGACCGAGCCGGGCCTGGAGGGAACGAACGCACCCGAGGGCAAGGGCGCCAAGCGGTGA
- a CDS encoding transposase — protein sequence MAKARRKRTSYSNQKRSMVLATAQKEGLTAIEVQKRFGVTPVTYYSWRRKYGAGRRSGATLRSTNGGSLEQQVRTEVQAKVRQILPTIVRNEVSSYLDTVFRARGRARKA from the coding sequence ATGGCAAAAGCACGTCGCAAGCGAACCTCGTACAGCAACCAGAAGCGCTCGATGGTTCTGGCGACCGCCCAGAAGGAAGGATTGACCGCGATCGAAGTCCAGAAGCGGTTCGGCGTGACCCCGGTGACCTACTACTCGTGGCGGCGCAAGTATGGCGCCGGCCGTCGTTCGGGAGCCACGCTACGCTCCACCAACGGCGGAAGCCTCGAGCAGCAGGTTCGCACCGAAGTTCAGGCGAAGGTGCGCCAGATTCTCCCCACGATCGTTCGCAACGAGGTCAGCAGCTACCTGGATACGGTCTTCCGCGCGCGCGGCCGTGCCCGCAAAGCCTAG
- the pgl gene encoding 6-phosphogluconolactonase: protein MILAMAKPLPTNRGMRIGLSGGRTPADVYRRLGLVSGPFDWSGPTFFFADERDAPPNEPESNYWMARKLWFEPAGVPPDHVHRMKADAADLEAAAADYDALLEAPLDLLLLGIGEDGHIASLFPGSRWLEERVRRVVPVYDSPKPPPRRLTITPRVIEEAREVLVLAAGATKAHAVAAALAEQGEVSRTPARLARGRMWLIDEDAASEWVRAR from the coding sequence ATGATCTTGGCGATGGCGAAGCCTCTGCCCACGAATCGAGGGATGCGGATCGGACTCTCCGGTGGCAGGACCCCGGCTGATGTCTACCGACGCCTCGGTTTGGTGTCGGGCCCATTCGACTGGTCGGGCCCCACGTTCTTCTTCGCCGACGAGCGAGATGCTCCGCCCAACGAGCCGGAGAGCAACTACTGGATGGCGCGCAAGCTCTGGTTCGAGCCTGCGGGAGTCCCGCCGGACCATGTGCATCGCATGAAGGCGGACGCGGCGGACCTCGAGGCCGCCGCCGCCGATTACGACGCGCTTCTCGAGGCGCCGCTCGACCTTCTGCTGCTCGGCATCGGCGAGGACGGCCACATTGCTTCGCTCTTCCCTGGCTCGCGCTGGCTGGAGGAGCGCGTGCGCCGCGTCGTTCCTGTCTATGACAGCCCCAAGCCGCCGCCACGACGCCTGACGATCACGCCGCGCGTCATCGAGGAGGCTCGCGAGGTCCTGGTGTTGGCGGCAGGGGCTACGAAGGCGCATGCGGTCGCGGCCGCGCTGGCCGAGCAGGGAGAGGTGTCCCGCACGCCCGCGCGCCTGGCGCGTGGCAGGATGTGGCTCATCGACGAGGACGCGGCCTCGGAGTGGGTGCGGGCCCGCTAG
- a CDS encoding tetratricopeptide repeat protein, whose protein sequence is MPAKPSSTTEPSSATDPRPRTTPPVWVWAAIVGLAALAAFHRSDDPDYWFHLAAGRSISQHGLPSQETWSQGAHGQSPWLSEWLFDVALYQIHRVGGDLGVALWRAAWAAAAMALAIRLAFLLDAATWALALLVPLLLAVAREGFEPRPEQLFIAFVLFAAVRFEEARRGRDRTRWLVPAQILWANIHRGWAFGPLIAWAYAATAWIDQRRARRRSQEAAGDAASPEAPGHIGEGPERHAVPPASVRSPSRVATWAGLGLVLWAASAVVPRPLEWLARPLAFLRASFDPLGILPELRPWSWTADRAEPFTALLALWLLALLAGGRRMWQASPALTLIALGGMALATTQFRFRGLAAWTSFVVLAVAFAPRGRWLLRGALLVPPVAACLAGFYWLVTLPLPLGAHPRLESMPVGAAALAESLGLEGRMLNTAHQGGYLLWARGDETPPLIDRRGHVTPELRSLYARSLSDQFALDSLLDQSDFDYLILQPPQSTEDRMAVNISRRLEWGLIFYDDSGLLYLRWNRYPAIASSRAYRYFTPDYIGMLTLSEQARADSGLRVRLEAELLRARAASPAHSRASMWLGLMALSRQDGPAAVRYFDETYRIAPDTPGLALRQGMAHEMIGDAKGAIAAYRRALREEEDRDLARHSIRQLQQP, encoded by the coding sequence GTGCCCGCAAAGCCTAGCTCGACCACCGAACCCTCTTCCGCCACGGATCCCCGCCCCCGGACCACTCCCCCGGTCTGGGTGTGGGCGGCGATCGTTGGCCTGGCCGCGCTCGCGGCATTCCATCGCAGCGACGATCCCGATTACTGGTTCCATCTCGCGGCCGGCCGCTCGATCAGCCAGCACGGACTGCCGAGCCAGGAGACGTGGTCGCAAGGCGCCCACGGACAGTCTCCCTGGCTGTCGGAGTGGCTGTTCGACGTCGCGCTCTATCAGATCCACCGCGTCGGCGGTGACCTCGGCGTCGCGCTGTGGAGAGCGGCGTGGGCCGCGGCGGCCATGGCGCTGGCCATCCGCCTCGCCTTCCTCCTCGACGCCGCCACGTGGGCCTTGGCGCTCCTCGTCCCCCTGCTGCTCGCCGTCGCCCGCGAAGGCTTCGAGCCCCGGCCCGAGCAGCTCTTCATCGCCTTCGTGCTGTTCGCGGCCGTGCGCTTCGAAGAGGCGCGCCGCGGGCGAGACCGCACCCGCTGGCTGGTCCCGGCCCAGATCCTCTGGGCGAACATTCATCGAGGCTGGGCATTCGGTCCGCTGATCGCGTGGGCGTACGCGGCCACCGCGTGGATCGACCAGCGCCGGGCTCGCCGCAGATCCCAGGAGGCGGCGGGCGATGCCGCTTCGCCAGAGGCGCCGGGTCACATCGGTGAGGGGCCTGAGCGACACGCCGTTCCGCCCGCCTCGGTTCGGTCACCCTCGCGCGTCGCGACGTGGGCCGGGCTCGGACTCGTTCTGTGGGCCGCCTCCGCGGTCGTGCCGCGCCCGCTCGAATGGCTCGCACGTCCTCTGGCTTTTCTGCGCGCGAGCTTCGACCCGCTCGGAATCCTTCCCGAGCTGCGGCCTTGGAGCTGGACGGCGGATCGCGCCGAGCCGTTCACCGCGCTGCTCGCGTTGTGGCTCCTCGCCCTCCTCGCCGGCGGACGAAGGATGTGGCAAGCCTCGCCCGCGCTCACCCTGATCGCGCTCGGCGGGATGGCGCTCGCGACGACCCAGTTCCGCTTTCGAGGCCTGGCGGCGTGGACGAGCTTCGTGGTGCTCGCCGTGGCCTTTGCGCCACGGGGACGCTGGCTGCTCCGCGGCGCGCTGCTGGTCCCGCCCGTCGCCGCATGTCTCGCCGGGTTCTATTGGCTGGTCACCTTGCCCCTGCCGCTCGGCGCGCATCCGCGACTCGAGTCGATGCCGGTGGGCGCCGCCGCGCTCGCCGAGTCGCTCGGTCTCGAGGGTCGGATGCTCAACACCGCCCACCAGGGTGGGTACCTGCTGTGGGCGCGCGGCGACGAGACTCCGCCGCTGATCGACCGGCGCGGACACGTGACCCCCGAGCTTCGCTCGCTGTATGCCCGCTCGCTCAGCGATCAGTTCGCGCTCGATTCGCTGCTCGACCAATCGGACTTCGACTACCTCATCCTTCAGCCTCCGCAGAGCACAGAGGATCGGATGGCGGTCAACATCTCACGACGGCTCGAGTGGGGTCTGATCTTCTACGACGATTCGGGACTCCTCTACCTGCGCTGGAACCGCTACCCGGCCATCGCAAGCTCGAGAGCATATCGCTACTTCACCCCGGACTACATCGGCATGCTCACGCTCTCCGAGCAGGCGCGAGCCGACAGCGGCCTGCGCGTGCGCCTCGAGGCGGAGCTGTTGCGGGCGCGCGCCGCCTCCCCCGCGCACTCGCGAGCCAGCATGTGGCTGGGACTCATGGCGCTGAGCCGGCAGGACGGACCGGCCGCGGTCAGGTATTTCGACGAGACGTATCGCATCGCGCCCGACACGCCGGGGCTCGCGCTACGTCAGGGCATGGCGCACGAGATGATCGGAGACGCGAAAGGCGCGATCGCCGCCTATCGGCGAGCGCTGCGCGAGGAAGAGGATCGCGACTTGGCGAGGCATTCCATCCGCCAGCTTCAGCAACCCTAG
- a CDS encoding FAD-dependent oxidoreductase, whose amino-acid sequence MAGKRLLILGGGFGGLDVARAVGRSRHALGYWDTLLIDKENFFQFNPLLPAVAVGAVETRHIVYPLREMARHRHIRFHKNKAIAVDLARREVRLHNELVVPFDVLVIAVGSVTDYYDVPGASEHTLPFKTIVDAMTIRARVVELFEMAEQAQSVEQRRRLLSFAVVGGGVTGVEVAAELIEMARETLLPHYPSLSASDLSITLLEASDRLVRTARPAHSEYVLRFLERRGVRVHLDAAVARVQSKCVRLVSGQFVEAFTILWTAGVRPPDLVRSLPLQRLEDGRVRVDEFFRALSPDGRALDDVYVIGDSAGAAKPEGGFHPRLAQTAVAMGSYLGHALVRRAESKSVEPFRFHEPGYIISLGQHSSVVDLFGIPFSGRLAWLVWAASYLIKMVGLRKQIEVGLDHLTHLVFQHDSSQILSRRQVLSDEEMNLSLRPPRTVEESRGEEPERMASGSGGAA is encoded by the coding sequence ATGGCGGGCAAGCGCCTTCTCATCCTGGGCGGTGGTTTCGGGGGTCTCGATGTCGCGCGAGCGGTCGGGCGGTCACGCCACGCGCTCGGGTACTGGGACACGCTCCTGATCGACAAGGAGAATTTCTTCCAGTTCAATCCGCTGCTCCCGGCGGTGGCGGTGGGCGCGGTGGAGACGCGGCACATCGTCTATCCCCTGCGCGAGATGGCCCGGCATCGGCACATCCGCTTCCACAAGAACAAGGCGATCGCCGTCGATCTGGCGCGACGCGAAGTGCGGCTCCACAACGAGCTCGTCGTCCCGTTCGACGTCCTGGTCATCGCGGTCGGGAGCGTCACCGACTACTACGACGTTCCCGGTGCCTCCGAGCACACGCTTCCGTTCAAGACGATCGTGGACGCGATGACGATCCGGGCGCGCGTCGTCGAGCTGTTCGAGATGGCCGAGCAGGCGCAGAGCGTGGAGCAGCGCCGCCGTTTGCTCTCGTTCGCCGTCGTCGGCGGAGGCGTCACCGGTGTGGAGGTGGCGGCCGAGCTGATCGAGATGGCCAGGGAGACGTTGCTGCCGCACTATCCCAGCCTCTCGGCATCCGATCTATCGATCACGTTGCTGGAAGCCAGTGATCGCCTGGTGCGCACCGCGCGGCCCGCGCATTCGGAATATGTGCTCCGCTTCCTCGAGCGGCGCGGCGTGAGGGTCCATCTCGACGCGGCGGTGGCCCGAGTGCAGAGCAAGTGCGTGCGGCTCGTCTCGGGGCAGTTCGTCGAGGCGTTCACCATCCTGTGGACCGCCGGCGTGCGTCCTCCCGATCTGGTGAGGAGCCTGCCGCTGCAGCGTCTGGAGGACGGCCGGGTCCGGGTGGACGAGTTCTTCCGCGCGCTCTCACCCGACGGGCGCGCGCTCGACGACGTGTACGTCATCGGCGATTCGGCCGGGGCCGCCAAGCCGGAAGGCGGCTTTCACCCGCGACTGGCGCAGACCGCGGTCGCCATGGGGAGCTATCTGGGCCATGCGCTGGTGCGGCGCGCGGAGTCCAAGAGTGTCGAGCCGTTCCGCTTCCACGAGCCGGGCTACATCATCTCGCTCGGACAGCACAGCTCCGTCGTCGATCTCTTCGGCATTCCCTTCTCGGGCCGCCTCGCGTGGCTGGTGTGGGCGGCCAGCTACCTGATCAAGATGGTGGGTCTGCGCAAGCAGATCGAGGTCGGGCTCGACCACCTCACGCATCTGGTCTTCCAGCACGACTCGTCTCAGATCCTGAGCCGCCGTCAGGTGCTGAGCGACGAGGAGATGAACCTATCGCTGCGGCCCCCGCGCACCGTGGAGGAGAGCCGCGGCGAGGAGCCTGAGCGGATGGCATCGGGAAGCGGAGGCGCCGCGTGA
- a CDS encoding VOC family protein has product MPPRYGLSELILRVRDVPRAVAFYRDVVGLEVERTPSPEWAWLWTGAPGSLPRLGLTSRPLSFGAAHTGGPAHFAIAVPRSEIAGEKARIESLGIEVEGPITFDFWQADSIYFSDPDDNRVELCGFEHLDARARQEHA; this is encoded by the coding sequence ATGCCGCCGCGATACGGTCTGTCCGAACTCATCCTGCGCGTCCGCGACGTTCCGCGGGCAGTCGCGTTCTATCGTGACGTGGTGGGGCTGGAAGTCGAGCGCACGCCATCGCCCGAGTGGGCGTGGCTGTGGACGGGAGCACCCGGGAGCCTGCCGCGGCTGGGGCTCACGAGCCGCCCGCTCAGCTTCGGCGCGGCGCACACCGGTGGCCCGGCGCACTTCGCGATCGCCGTTCCTCGATCCGAGATCGCGGGCGAGAAGGCGCGCATCGAGTCGCTCGGCATCGAGGTCGAAGGGCCGATCACGTTCGACTTCTGGCAGGCGGATTCCATCTACTTCAGCGATCCCGACGACAACCGCGTCGAGCTGTGCGGGTTCGAGCACCTCGACGCTCGAGCCAGACAGGAGCACGCATGA